The following proteins come from a genomic window of Metarhizium brunneum chromosome 2, complete sequence:
- the ANK1_0 gene encoding Ankyrin-1, producing MGIMSNGHGSPSQSRKLEEQAQKLVEASSAGDIPHLEALLEAVQDLNRDPAHLPTDGFLLQTAARQGQAECIRFLFERLPGCVARPNKRWDPVLPDGYSYTDIPDKWHVYKDGVIHEAIGGKDPVGLFRVFFNYGMNPNVGLGYAGSPLAQAVSSNQLPLTEYLLARGADPNGTYMSSRLLGVAARQPTDDVLRALVAHGALVLGSQALQQAAHYWRARTAETLLRHGADINEVFAREEYDDSMQLVRVPLGCALHFAVEGGMRGGGPAEQSDFVRFLLGRGARTDLVNDRGETPVQMAERLGKTSIIDVIQSRGVDG from the coding sequence ATGGGCATCATGAGCAACGGACACGGGTCTCCCTCCCAGTCACGCAAATTGGAAGAGCAAGCCCAGAAGCTTGTCGAGGCATCCTCTGCCGGCGATATCCCCCATCTGGAAGCATTGCTCGAGGCGGTGCAGGACTTGAACCGGGACCCGGCCCATCTCCCCACAGACGGCTTCCTTCTCCAGACTGCCGCCAGGCAAGGCCAGGCCGAGTGCATTCGCTTTCTTTTCGAGCGCCTCCCCGGCTGTGTAGCCCGGCCGAACAAGCGCTGGGATCCCGTCCTGCCAGACGGATACAGCTACACTGACATTCCCGACAAGTGGCACGTCTACAAAGACGGCGTTATCCACGAGGCtattggcggcaaggaccCTGTCGGGCTCTTCCGCGTCTTTTTCAACTACGGCATGAACCCCAATGTCGGCTTGGGCTACGCCGGCTCGCCCCTGGCCCAGGCCGTCTCCAGCAACCAGCTCCCGCTCACGGAATACTTGCTCGCCAGGGGCGCCGACCCCAACGGCACCTACATGTCCAGCAGGCTTTTAGGCGTGGCAGCGAGGCAGCCGACCGACGACGTGCTGCGCGCCCTCGTCGCACACGGAGCGCTGGTGCTGGGATCGCAGGCCCTTCAGCAGGCTGCGCACTATTGGCGAGCTCGCACCGCGGAGACGCTCCTGAGGCACGGCGCCGATATCAACGAGGTGTTTGCCAGGGAAGAGTATGACGACAGCATGCAGCTCGTCCGGGTGCCGTTGGGCTGTGCGCTGCACTTTgccgtcgagggcggcatgcgcggcggcggcccggCTGAGCAGAGCGACTTTGTGCGGTTTTTACTTGGGCGAGGGGCGAGGACGGATTTGGTCAACGATCGGGGGGAGACGCCGGTGCAGATGGCTGAGCGTCTGGGCAAGACGAGCATTATTGACGTTATTCAATCGCGGGGCGTGGATGGGTAG
- the APE2_0 gene encoding Aminopeptidase 2, producing MADREILPDNLKPVHYNVSLRDLEFKNWTYQGTVTIDSEIVKPTKEIVLNTVEIKITSAKVLVDHTKSSQAIQSTNFTYDERAQRATITFDQELPVSKKASVVIDFEGIMNNEMAGFYRSKYKPAVTPAKSVPRDDEWHYMFSTQFESCDARRAFPCFDEPNLKATFDFEIEIPTDQVALSNMPVKETKPTKDGWNMVSFETSPVMSTYLLAWAVGDFEYIEQLTDRRYNGKQIPVRVYTTRGLKEQGRWALQHAPKIIDFFSKIFDIDYPLPKSDLLAVHEFTHGAMENWGLVTYRTTQVLFDEKTSDARFKNAVAYVVAHELAHQWFGNLVTMDWWDELWLNEGFATWVGWHAVDHLHPDWQVWAQFVNEGMEAAFRLDGIRASHPIHVPVRDALDVNQIFDSISYLKGCSAIRMLANHLGVETFLKGVSNYLKAHAYGNAKTKALWDALSEASGKDVNALMGPWISKIGHPVVTVAEEPGQISIRQSRFLSTGDVKPEDDTTTWWVPLGLEGKKGETGVNTMSLLQKEETIRDIDDEFYKLNSGATGFYRVNYPPARLAKLSTQLDKLSTEDKIAIIGSTADLAFAGNSTSAALLTFLEGFSKETHPLVWTQVLDSIGSVKSVFNEDKEIKTGLENFALKLISDKVKEIGWDAAENEEYLTTMLRKRIIGVAVASGHAEAEKEALRRFNAWHENAEANPLPPSLRLPVWRAAVKKDTARAVEILKNEWFNTKSIDGKLICLNALSAPEDEQILKEQIVSFNFNESPPSNAVNAADMHVLGMGLAGNPVGRQVQWAFMKANWDACVAKLGNPIVVDRFVRVSLGGFTDVSAVDDIEQFFKDKDTKSFDRTLETVKDKIRGRAAYKKRDAAALKEWLGANKYL from the exons ATGGCTGACCGCGAGATTCTTCCCGACAACCTCAAGCCCGTTCACTACAATGTGTCTCTGCGAGACCTCGAGTTCAAGAACTGGACCTACCAGGGTACAGTGAC CATCGATTCCGAGATTGTCAAGCCCACCAAGGAGATTGTCCTCAACACCGTCGAGATTAAGATTACTAGCGCCAAGGTCCTTGTAGACCACACCAAGTCCTCTCAGGCCATCCAGTCTACCAACTTCACCTACGATGAACGTGCCCAACGCGCTACCATCACCTTTGACCAGGAGCTCCCCGTCTCCAAGAAGGCATCCGTTGTTATCGACTTTGAGGGCATCATGAACAACGAGATGGCTGGCTTTTACCGCTCCAAGTACAAGCCTGCCGTTACCCCTGCCAAGTCGGTTCCTCGTGATGACGAGTGGCATTACATGTTCAGCACCCAGTTTGAGTCTTGCGATGCCCGACGTGCTTTCCCCTGCTTTGACGAGCCCAACCTGAAGGCCACTTTTGACTTTGAGATTGAAATACCCACCGACCAGGTCGCTCTCAGCAACATGCCCGTCAAGGAAACCAAGCCTACCAAGGATGGATGGAACATGGTTTCCTTTGAGACTTCTCCCGTCATGAGCACCTACCTCCTGGCATGGGCTGTTGGTGACTTTGAGTACATTGAGCAGCTCACGGACCGCCGGTACAATGGCAAGCAAATACCCGTCCGTGTCTACACTACGCGAGGACTCAAGGAACAAGGACGGTGGGCTTTGCAGCACGCCCCCAAGATTAtcgacttcttctccaagaTCTTCGACATTGACTACCCACTCCCCAAGTCCGATCTTTTGGCCGTCCACGAGTTCACCCACGGTGCCATGGAGAACTGGGGTCTCGTCACCTACCGTACCACCCAGGTTCTCTTCGATGAGAAGACCTCGGATGCTCGATTCAAGAATGCCGTTGCCTACGTTGTTGCCCATGAGCTTGCCCACCAGTGGTTCGGCAACTTGGTTACCATGGACTGGTGGGATGAGCTGTGGCTGAATGAGGGTTTTGCTACCTGGGTCGGCTGGCACGCTGTCGACCACCTGCACCCCGACTGGCAGGTCTGGGCACAGTTCGTCAACGAGGGCATGGAGGCTGCTTTCCGTCTCGATGGTATCCGTGCCAGCCACCCCATCCACGTCCCTGTACGTGATGCCCTCGATGTCAATCAGATCTTCGACTCCATCAGCTACCTCAAGGGCTGCTCTGCAATTCGCATGTTGGCCAACCATCTAGGCGTTGAAACCTTCCTCAAGGGCGTTTCCAACTACCTCAAGGCCCACGCTTACGGCAATGCCAAGACTAAGGCTCTATGGGATGCGCTGAGCGAGGCCTCTGGCAAGGACGTCAATGCTCTCATGGGACCCTGGATCTCCAAGATTGGTCACCCCGTGGTTACAGTTGCCGAGGAGCCCGGCCAAATCTCCATCAGACAGTCTCGATTCCTGTCCACCGGCGACGTCAAGCCCGAAGATGACACCACAACGTGGTGGGTtcctcttggcctcgagggcaAGAAGGGGGAGACTGGTGTCAACACTATGTCCCTTCTCCAGAAGGAGGAGACTATCCGCGATATTGATGATGAGTTCTATAAGCTCAACAGCGGCGCCACTGGTTTCTACCGCGTCAACTACCCCCCTGCTCGCCTTGCCAAGCTCAGCACCCAACTCGACAAACTGAGCaccgaggacaagattgccATTATTGGTTCTACTGCAGATTTGGCCTTTGCCGGGAACAGCACGTCTGCTGCTCTGTTAACCTTCCTCGAAGGCTTTAGCAAAGAGACTCACCCTCTTGTCTGGACCCAGGTCCTTGACTCTATCGGCTCTGTCAAGTCTGTCTTtaacgaggacaaggagatCAAGACGGGTCTGGAAAACTTTGCTCTCAAGCTCATCtcggacaaggtcaaggagatTGGCTGGGATGCCGCCGAGAATGAAGAATACTTGACCACCATGTTGCGCAAGCGCATTATTGGCGTTGCTGTTGCCAGCGGGCACGCCGA GGCCGAAAAAGAAGCCCTGAGGCGCTTCAATGCCTGGCACGAGAACGCCGAGGCCAACCCCCTCCCGCCCTCTTTGCGACTCCCCGTCTGGCGTGCTGCCGTCAAGAAGGATACCGCCCGCGCAGTCGAGATCCTGAAGAACGAGTGGTTCAACACCAAGTCCATTGATGGCAAGCTGATCTGCCTTAATGCTCTATCGGCGCCCGAGGACGAACAGATCCTCAAGGAACAAATCGTCTCCTTCAACTTCAACGAGTCTCCCCCAagcaacgccgtcaacgccgcTGACATGCACGTCCTTGGCATGGGTCTGGCCGGCAACCCTGTCGGTCGCCAGGTGCAGTGGGCTTTCATGAAGGCCAACTGGGATGCGTGCGTTGCCAAGCTCGGCAACCCCATTGTTGTCGACCGATTCGTGCGCGTCAGTCTGGGCGGGTTCACTGATGTGTCTGCCGTGGACGACATTGAGCAGTTCttcaaggacaaggataCCAAGAGCTTTGACCGAACTCTGGAGAcggtcaaggacaagattCGCGGACGCGCTGCGTACAAGAAgcgtgatgctgctgctctgaAGGAGTGGCTTGGTGCCAATAAGTATTTGTGA
- the TCP11L1 gene encoding T-complex protein 11-like protein 1 has product MHRPSPDLSEPSRNLEESNCPTSDDATAMDLDLAMPPSDDDVLEHDNRIYTPPPRVAARFYRPSQARRRDSAASSRRNSISSAHSRCSSLHHGPSRNDNDQSKYVAQHLRRASFLEDRRARLADRAAHAEKVRHRAALAKAAPRGPTASELRTLAAQQARERNLAEIVANCAEEVRKAKQVAELTKERREQEIAKMRAQMEERMAEAERRREELLNKSATKRVRGQSVMARKANETLAQVKEDTKPRLSQDDAAACIQGWWRGRTRKRIIQEFNSLGLSVDGIRDTSFDTVVELLAQEKVLIVTARLLRICGLKEGEPRSVDEMAAVRTFLSAFLILGHPTQVLINKNGGEPDALGSHRLPSTDLANPQLQDLVGKAKDLLVNFENIFVRLTASNRYTMPPALESTLPEAYAVFYNAFIAWKSRDSNALIEVMLMQFVELDAIFQTVKDTTGDAAASLYRQSIEDSQLMLIVRIKKLAGAEKGKKLIFKAVSEARKSRKAKKQTGDMKPRVAEGSAGDVTATASSLVSSEAQTLTPPATPSGRSESKLAVAKTGLNGLLPDNRIIVHELAINKEYQVPSEEYVEQQAVLARPLYMQMRAAMAENDAESNFRYFILMAKNIKEKLQRLLKPGNSMYNFIGEIIDPELAERQFVVGSFSYEKFFTAMGSLIPKLCAPFRDDEAKDLVQNKLSDGDLIDRVEALNSFIDVMLCDYINYLLRIAAPQLIDCAAPYEAKRFSTDVEEGDMDLHIAEAAWRLATTKVMNEVQKRDPEGINHPKSKPGAARFYAQMLVDVFTQPTPVKLEQIPEMLRLDHRRINEVSCMIQRIITAGAVLLQCKNLLKRDVRSAWKTEANRIMTVLEANHSSLDATVQGTMAALEAGRSMPAVTKSHLRALVTKVLKASQEMSQQNIEPREPVLRLLLTRLRGNILARLAPGSASEKVKAANTAGERLASLGLSEFVERVRGISDLLDKVGIVDRAAHGAWWDEIATKVQQEETA; this is encoded by the coding sequence ATGCATCGCCCTTCCCCCGACCTTAGCGAACCCTCGCGCAATCTCGAAGAATCCAACTGCCCTACTTCCGACGACGCGACAGCGATGGATTTGGACCTTGCTATGCCGCCCTCTGACGATGACGTGCTTGAACATGATAACAGAATATATACCCCGCCCCCGAGAGTCGCTGCCCGCTTCTATCGCCCGTCGCAAGCCCGTCGCAGAGACTCGGCGGCTTCGTCGCGACGCAATTCCATCTCGTCTGCGCACTCGCGCTGCTCCTCTCTTCACCACGGCCCATCCCGCAACGACAATGACCAGAGCAAGTATGTCGCACAGCACCTTCGACGAGCCTCGTTTCTGGAGGACCGACGAGCCCGTCTTGCTGACCGGGCCGCCCATGCCGAAAAGGTGCGACATCGTGCTGCGCTTGCCAAGGCTGCACCTCGCGGCCCAACCGCGTCCGAGCTACGCACGCTTGCTGCGCAACAGGCTCGGGAACGCAATCTTGCCGAGATTGTTGCCAATTGCGCAGAGGAGGTGCGAAAGGCGAAACAAGTTGCCGAACTTACCAAGGAGAGAAGGGAGCAGGAGATTGCCAAGATGCGCGCCCAAATGGAGGAGCGCATGGCTGAGGcagagaggaggagagaggaGCTCCTAAACAAAAGCGCCACGAAGCGGGTGCGTGGCCAGAGCGTCATGGCCAGAAAAGCAAACGAAACCCTGGCGCAAGTAAAGGAGGATACGAAACCTAGGCTGAGCCAAGACGATGCTGCTGCATGCATTCAAGGATGGTGGAGGGGCCGCACTCGAAAACGCATCATACAAGAGTTCAACAGCCTGGGTCTATCCGTAGACGGCATTCGAGATACGTCTTTCGATACAGTGGTGGAACTATTGGCGCAGGAAAAGGTTCTCATAGTCACGGCACGGCTGCTAAGGATCTGTGGTCTCAAAGAAGGAGAGCCGAGGTCCGTGGACGAAATGGCTGCTGTTCGCACATTCTTGAGTGCATTCCTCATCTTGGGTCATCCTACCCAAGTCCTCATCAACAAGAACGGGGGCGAACCCGATGCCCTGGGCTCTCACCGGTTACCGAGTACAGACTTGGCGAACCCCCAATTGCAGGATTTGGTTGGCAAGGCCAAAGATCTTCTGGTCAACTTTGAAAACATCTTTGTTCGACTGACCGCGTCCAACCGATATACCATGCCGCCGGCTCTGGAATCCACTCTTCCTGAAGCATATGCCGTGTTTTACAACGCCTTCATTGCGTGGAAGTCCCGCGATTCCAACGCACTGATTGAAGTCATGCTGATGCAGTTTGTGGAGCTGGATGCAATCTTCCAAACGGTCAAAGATACCACAGGCGACGCCGCGGCTAGTCTTTACCGCCAAAGCATCGAGGACTCTCAACTTATGCTCATAGTGCGAATCAAGAAGCTGGCCGGCGCggagaagggcaagaagctAATCTTCAAGGCGGTAAGTGAGGCGAGGAAGTCTCgcaaggcaaagaaacaGACTGGGGACATGAAGCCGCGAGTTGCCGAGGGATCTGCTGGTGATGTGACGGCCACGGCTTCCAGCCTCGTGTCGTCTGAGGCGCAAACCCTCACTCCACCGGCGACACCTTCAGGCAGAAGCGAAAGTaagctggccgtggccaagacTGGGCTCAACGGCTTGCTCCCCGATAATCGCATTATCGTACATGAACTGGCAATCAACAAAGAGTATCAAGTTCCATCCGAGGAGTATGTCGAGCAGCAGGCTGTTCTTGCACGGCCGCTGTATATGCAGATGCGcgctgccatggctgagAATGATGCCGAGTCAAATTTCAGGTATTTCATTCTTATGGCGAAGAATATCAAAGAGAAGCTGCAGCGTCTATTGAAACCCGGCAATTCCATGTATAACTTCATTGGAGAGATTATAGACCCCGAATTGGCTGAGAGACAGTTCGTTGTGGGCAGTTTCTCATACGAGAAGTTCTTCACGGCCATGGGCTCGTTGATTCCCAAATTGTGCGCCCCATTCCGAGACGATGAAGCCAAGGATCTGGTGCAGAATAAACTAAGCGACGGCGATTTGATTGATCGGGTCGAGGCGTTGAACAGCTTCATCGACGTGATGCTTTGCGACTACATCAACTATCTACTGCGTATCGCGGCGCCACAGCTCATAGATTGTGCTGCTCCGTACGAAGCGAAACGGTTCTCGACAGATGTTGAGGAGGGTGATATGGATCTACACATTGCCGAGGCTGCTTGGAGATTGGCCACGACCAAGGTCATGAATGAGGTGCAGAAGCGCGACCCCGAGGGTATCAACCATCCAAAGTCGAAGCCCGGGGCTGCTCGGTTCTATGCCCAGATGCTGGTGGATGTTTTCACCCAGCCCACACCAGTGAAGCTGGAGCAGATACCCGAAATGCTGCGGCTTGACCACCGACGAATCAACGAAGTGTCTTGCATGATTCAGCGCATCATTACCGCCGGGGCCGTACTGCTGCAGTGCAAGAACCTCCTCAAGAGAGATGTTCGCTCCGCGTGGAAGACGGAAGCAAACCGCATCATGACTGTTCTCGAAGCCAACCATTCGTCATTGGATGCCACGGTGCAGGGAACAATGGCGGCTCTCGAAGCAGGCCGGTCCATGCCGGCCGTCACCAAGTCCCATCTGCGGGCGCTTGTGACCAAGGTCCTCAAGGCGAGCCAAGAAATGTCGCAACAAAACATCGAGCCCAGGGAGCCCGTGCTGCGGCTACTCTTGACGCGCTTGAGGGGCAATATTCTTGCCAGACTTGCGCCAGGCTCGGCGAGTGAGAAGGTCAAGGCGGCGAATACGGCGGGCGAGAGACTGGCCAGCTTGGGGTTGTCCGAGTTTGTCGAGCGGGTTCGAGGTATTTCCGACTTGTTGGACAAGGTTGGGATTGTGGACAGGGCGGCACACGGCGCTTGGTGGGATGAGATTGCGACAAAGGTGCAGCAGGAGGAGACAGCGTGA
- the pyp1 gene encoding Tyrosine-protein phosphatase 1 — protein MAVESARAPSPNYFGLVIEPSNDPRGSSALARENWSPGSSVKSFAAALPKQITLDPNPEFEAFRKAADLNRGKSFSLATSHVMLPTSHPTPVRPRPPRWHTYTSDTGSDASFPKSIRSLKPKLTSKSEVDHDSLHDSAYVSSDSKRNSESSLIPPTQITASMPFESPRQIETPHRRPHQPRTDPHDSLLSLTLPQPDPPSPELANITRATTLPPKLEMGPSSMISGSQLQALMETVAEGKMLLLDIRSSQSFAHSRIQGALNLCIPTTLLKRSTFDLKKLQQTFQGNLDSEHFSKWRDTDWIVVYDAHASDKRDAVTAQNMIKKFTNEGYQGNTAILRGGFTMFSAIFPELVDTSSTNPPSSTQENCGNTSKSTLAPVIGGVNLPMTGNDHNPFFSNIRQNMDLADGVGQFEIGRPQDLESPLLPTWLRDASSRSDHGKKVSNKFLNIELDEQSRMRTAYAAFQPNQKPQDCRFQLSGVEKGTKNRYKDILPFEHARVRLRETRSGSCDYVNASHLSASRSNKRYIATQGPLPATYEDFWSVIWEQDVRVIVMLTAESEGGQLKCHPYWKGRDFGPIRLKALSEKKASLDIDKHRSESSPTPTSSSSHEFGRKRANTTTTFPSSSPARAQSQGQSETPYVTIRKFALSHAAHPFAPIREITHLHFAAWPDFGTPAQPSHLLALVELANVMQRAARPVETTSMGSKIPTIDSIPVTWYDEPEEDANSRPMLVHCSAGCGRTGAFCTVDSVIDMLKRQRQANVSGPQTKDGDGDVKMSTHDEFAFPMTTKDGASRGFLDRVTGGHNSQTWESFDMDTTWIRDDGVDLIQKTVQDFREQRLSMVQSLRQYVLCYETILEWLNRMQDKTWSSMGGRVRSGSLQQVRS, from the exons ATGGCCGTAGAAAGTGCCCGGGCTCCAAGTCCCAATTACTTTGGCCTGGTCATCGAACCCAGCAATGACCCCAGGGGGTCGTCTGCTCTAGCCAGAGAGAACTGGAGTCCTGGCTCGTCTGTCAAGTCCTTTGCCGCAGCGCTGCCAAAACAAATCACCTTGGACCCGAATCCCGAATTCGAAGCCTTCAGGAAGGCTGCCGATCTGAACAGGGGCAAGTCCTTCTCACTCGCCACATCTCATGTCATGTTGCCGACCTCACACCCGACTCCTGTCCGGCCCCGACCGCCTAGGTGGCACACGTATACAAGCGATACTGGCTCCGATGCCTCGTTTCCAAAGTCCATCAGGTCCCTCAAGCCAAAACTGACAAGCAAGAGCGAGGTCGACCATGACAGCCTTCACGACTCCGCCTATGTTTCCTCGGATTCGAAACGCAACTCGGAGTCGTCATTAATACCGCCAACCCAGATCACGGCTTCGATGCCTTTTGAGTCGCCTCGACAAATCGAGACGCCTCATCGGCGACCTCATCAACCCCGAACAGACCCCCACGATTCCCTTCTATCCTTGACCCTGCCCCAACCGGATCCCCCTTCACCCGAGCTGGCCAATATAACGCGTGCTACGACTCTACCGCCAAAGTTGGAAATGGGTCCGTCATCCATGATATCCGGTAGTCAACTCCAAGCCTTGATGGAAACCGTCGCCGAGGGCAAGATGCTCTTGTTGGACATCCGCTCTTCCCAGAGCTTTGCACACTCTCGCATCCAGGGGGCATTGAACCTGTGTATACCAACCACACTGCTCAAGCGTTCAACTTTTGACCTCAAAAAGCTACAGCAAACATTTCAGGGAAATTTGGATTCAGAGCACTTCTCTAAATGGCGAGACACGGACTGGATTGTAGTCTATGATGCGCATGCGTCCGATAAGCGCGACGCCGTTACAGCGCAGAATATGATCAAGAAGTTTACCAATGAGGGCTACCAAGGAAATACTGCAATTCTTCGCGGCGGATTCACAATGTTCAGCGCCATATTCCCCGAACTCGTCGACACTTCGTCGACCAATCCACCATCGTCTACACAGGAGAATTGTGGCAATACCAGCAAAAGCACGCTTGCTCCGGTCATAGGCGGCGTCAATCTCCCCATGACCGGGAACGATCACAACCCATTCTTCTCTAATATCAGACAGAATATGGATCTCGCCGATGGTGTGGGCCAATTTGAAATTGGGCGACCCCAGGATCTGGAATCGCCATTATTGCCCACATGGCTCCGCGATGCATCATCCCGGAGTGATCATGGCAAAAAGGTCTCTAACAAGTTTTTAAACATCGAACTCGACGAACAGTCACGCATGCGGACTGCATATGCAGCCTTTCAACCTAACCAAAAGCCGCAAGACTGCAGGTTCCAATTATCAGGCGTTGAAAAAGGAACCAAGAACCGCTACAAGGACATATTGCCCTTTGAGCATGCCAGAGTCCGGCTCAGGGAAACACGCAGCGGGTCGTGTGACTACGTCAACGCAAGCCACCTGTCTGCATCAAGGAGCAATAAGCGATACATTGCTACCCAAGGGCCACTGCCCGCGACGTATGAG GACTTTTGGTCAGTCATTTGGGAGCAAGATGTCCGCGTCATCGTCATGTTGACGGCCGAGAGTGAAGGCGGCCAACTCAAGTGCCACCCGTACTGGAAAGGTAGAGATTTTGGACCCATCAGGCTGAAGGCATTATCGGAAAAGAAGGCTTCTCTAGACATTGATAAGCACCGATCCGAATCGAGCCCGACCcccacctcgtcctcgtcccaTGAGTTTGGACGCAAGCGCGCGAACACGACAACTACCTTTCCGTCATCAAGTCCAGCAAGGGCACAAAGCCAGGGACAGTCAGAGACGCCATATGTCACGATTAGAAAGTTTGCACTATCTCATGCCGCGCACCCTTTTGCGCCGATTCGAGAAATCACCCACCTGCATTTTGCGGCCTGGCCAGACTTTGGAACTCCTGCTCAGCCGTCACACCTGCTAGCCCTGGTTGAACTCGCCAACGTGATGCAGCGAGCCGCCAGGCCAGTGGAGACGACGTCAATGGGCTCCAAGATACCAACCATTGACTCGATCCCGGTAACCTGGTATGATGAACCGGAAGAGGACGCCAATTCTCGGCCCATGTTGGTACATTGCTCAGCAGGATGTGGACGCACAGGAGCTTTCTGCACAGTTGACAGCGTCATTGACATGCTCAAACGCCAGCGACAGGCCAATGTCTCAGGGCCACAAACGaaagacggcgacggcgacgtcaAAATGAGCACTCACGACGAATTCGCTTTCCCAATGACGACCAAGGATGGCGCCTCTCGAGGCTTCTTGGATAGAGTCACGGGTGGCCATAATTCACAGACATGGGAGTCATTTGACATGGATACGACTTGGATACGAGACGACGGCGTGGATTTGATCCAAAAGACAGTTCAAGATTTCCGAGAACAAAGGCTTAGCATGGTCCAGAGTCTTAGGCAGTACGTGCTGTGTTACGAAACCATTCTGGAATGGCTCAATAGGATGCAAGACAAGACCTGGAGTAGTATGGGAGGTCGGGTACGAAGCGGTAGTCTCCAACAAGTGAGGAGCTGA